In one Lolium rigidum isolate FL_2022 chromosome 3, APGP_CSIRO_Lrig_0.1, whole genome shotgun sequence genomic region, the following are encoded:
- the LOC124703434 gene encoding pentatricopeptide repeat-containing protein At5g55840-like: MSSSLASSSYRRRILDSKVAATHALYSSRLPSRSRQTAHTRIGAATTAHRVESSIISVLTMHHWETLNHMAYKFGKLDKVHGKLALKILGSIVQQSGLERITHIYCMTAHILIQAQMHPQAISVLKHLAGGGFSCSAILSALLRTISRCDSSPMVFDLLINAYLKEKKVLDASKAILLMDACGFKASARSCNAVLNGLVEVGESKHVWFFFKESLARKFPLDVITCNIVLNSLCLEGNLKSANLMLQNMKSCSLANVVTYNTILYWYVKKGRFKAAMCVLEDMEKNCVEPDVYTYNIMIDKLCRMKRSARAYLLLKRMREDNLSPDECTYNTLIKGFFDEGKMKIAIYIFNEMLKQSLKPSLATYTTLIDGYCRNGTTDEALRVLCEMQVAGVQPSELTYSAMLNGYCKASMLGHAMNLMEVLKARGTTINRTMYTILIDGFCQLGVVSKAKQILKCMLVDGINPDVITYSALINGMCKMGKLDETKEILPRMQKTGVLPNEVLYTTLVCYCCKAGYVREALKYFVDIYRRGLTANSFIHNTLLCSLYGKGMIAQAEQFKQYMSRMQISFDVAAFNCIIDYYCTKGNMHEAFSVYDNMGRYGCSPNVYTYRNLLRGLCKGGHLVQAKEFMACLVDIPSAIDQKTFNALLLGICKDGTLDEALDLCEKMVTSNFLPDIHTYTILLSGFCRKGKIVPAVILLQMMLQKGFVPDIVTYTCLLNGLIKEGQLKVASYLFQEIICKEGMYADCIAYNSMINGYLKAGMIHKVDMMICDMHRNEVSPNPASYNILMHGHIKKGHLSRSIYLYKDMVRKGIRPNNVTYRLLMLGLTKQGMIEIAVKFLEKMVLEGIYPDKLDFDLLIAACSEKSRMPNALQLFNCMKRLYMSPSSRAYSAMINGLIRKNWLQQSCDVLRDMVESGLEPKHTHYIALINAKCRIGDINGAFRLKEEMAALGVVPAEVAESSIVRGLSKCGKVEEGIIVFCSIIRAGLVPTIATFTTLMHGLCKEGKIVDALDLKRSMELYGLKIDVVTYNVLITGLCKHQCVSDALDLYEEMKSKQLQPNLTTYATIAGAIYASGRILEGETLLNDIEDRGFVPSYKDQSPEWRLKNAVRKLNMIRNCRKAITSEDEVEPLHADHESMPAKD; encoded by the exons ATGTCGTCGTCACTGGCGTCCTCGTCCTACCGCCGCAGGATCCTCGACTCCAAGGTGGCGGCCACCCACGCGCTCTACTCTTCCCGCCTCCCCTCCCGCTCCAGGCAGACTGCGCACACCAGGATTGGCGCCGCCACCACAG CTCACAGAGTTGAGAGTAGCATTATCAGTGTCCTAACTATGCATCACTGGGAGACCTTGAATCACATGGCCTACAAATTTGGGAAGCTTGACAAGGTTCATGGAAAACTAGCCTTGAAGATACTGGGTTCTATTGTGCAACAATCAGGCTTAGAGCGAATTACCCATATTTACTGCATGACTGCTCATATCCTCATCCAAGCTCAAATGCATCCACAAGCAATATCAGTGTTGAAACATCTTGCTGGAGGAGGCTTCTCTTGCAGTGCTATATTGAGCGCTCTTTTGCGAACTATCTCGCGTTGTGATTCCAGTCCCATGGTTTTTGACCTTCTTATCAACGCATATCTGAAGGAAAAGAAAGTTCTTGATGCAAGTAAGGCGATTTTATTGATGGATGCATGCGGATTTAAGGCTTCAGCTCGTTCTTGCAATGCTGTCCTTAATGGTCTTGTGGAAGTTGGGGAATCAAAACATGTGTGGTTCTTCTTTAAAGAAAGTCTGGCCAGGAAGTTCCCTTTGGATGTCATCACTTGCAACATTGTGCTGAATTCTCTGTGCCTTGAGGGTAACCTTAAAAGTGCTAATCTTATGCTACAAAATATGAAGAGTTGCTCCTTAGCAAATGTGGTTACTTATAATACAATACTTTACTGGTATGTTAAGAAGGGAAGGTTCAAGGCTGCCATGTGTGTCTTAGAAGATATGGAGAAGAATTGTGTAGAGCCAGATGTATATACTTACAACATCATGATAGATAAGTTATGTAGAATGAAGAGGAGTGCACGTGCCTACCTTTTGCTCAAAAGAATGAGGGAAGATAACTTATCACCTGATGAATGTACATATAATACTTTGATCAAAGGTTTCTTTGATGAAGGTAAGATGAAAATTGCTATCTATATCTTCAACGAAATGCTGAAACAGAGCCTGAAACCAAGTCTAGCTACTTACACTACCTTGATTGATGGGTATTGCCGAAATGGGACCACTGATGAAGCTTTAAGAGTTCTATGTGAAATGCAAGTTGCTGGTGTACAACCAAGTGAATTAACTTACAGTGCCATGCTGAATGGTTATTGCAAAGCTTCCATGCTGGGACATGCAATGAATCTTATGGAAGTTCTGAAAGCAAGAGGTACAACAATCAATAGGACTATGTATACTATTCTGATTGATGGTTTCTGTCAGCTAGGAGTGGTTTCTAAGGCCAAACAAATATTAAAGTGCATGCTTGTTGATGGGATTAATCCAGATGTTATTACTTACTCAGCATTGATTAATGGTATGTGCAAGATGGGTAAGCTGGATGAAACAAAAGAGATTTTGCCAAGGATGCAAAAAACtggagttttgcctaatgaggtgCTTTATACAACTCTAGTTTGCTATTGTTGTAAGGCTGGATATGTCAGAGAAGCACTGAAGTATTTTGTGGACATCTATCGAAGGGGCCTAACTGCCAATTCATTCATCCATAATACGTTATTATGCTCTTTGTATGGAAAAGGAATGATTGCACAGGCTGAGCAATTCAAACAATACATGTCTAGGATGCAGATATCATTTGATGTCGCCGCTTTCAACTGTATAATAGACTACTACTGCACCAAAGGTAACATGCATGAGGCATTCTCAGTGTATGATAATATGGGTAGATATGGTTGTTCTCCAAATGTTTACACATATAGGAATTTGCTTAGAGGATTATGCAAGGGAGGCCACTTGGTACAAGCAAAGGAGTTCATGGCCTGCCTTGTTGACATACCTTCTGCCATTGATCAGAAAACCTTTAATGCATTACTTCTAGGGATCTGCAAAGATGGGACACTAGATGAAGCTCTGGATTTATGTGAGAAAATGGTTACAAGTAACTTTCTACCTGACATTCATACCTACACGATTCTTCTTAGTGGTTTTTGCAGAAAAGGTAAAATTGTACCCGCGGTCATCTTGTTGCAGATGATGTTGCAGAAAGGGTTTGTCCCAGATATTGTTACATATACATGTTTGTTGAATGGTTTGATCAAGGAAGGCCAACTTAAGGTTGCTTCTTACCTGTTCCAGGAGATCATATGCAAAGAAGGCATGTATGCTGATTGTATTGCCTACAACTCAATGATAAATGGGTACCTAAAGGCAGGAATGATACATAAAGTAGATATGATGATTTGTGATATGCATCGTAATGAGGTTTCTCCAAACCCGGCTAGTTATAATATTCTTATGCATGGGCACATCAAGAAGGGACATTTATCAAGATCTATTTATCTCTACAAAGATATGGTAAGGAAAGGGATTAGGCCAAACAATGTGACATATCGTTTGCTTATGCTTGGACTTACCAAACAGGGAATGATTGAAATTGCAGTCAAGTTCTTGGAAAAGATGGTCTTAGAAGGCATTTATCCTGATAAGTTAGATTTTGACTTACTCATAGCTGCATGTAGTGAAAAATCTAGGATGCCAAATGCTTTACAGCTTTTCAACTGTATGAAGCGGTTATATATGTCACCTAGCAGCAGAGCATACAGTGCCATGATAAATGGATTAATCAGGAAAAACTGGTTGCAGCAGAGTTGTGATGTTTTACGTGACATGGTTGAAAGTGGGCTTGAACCAAAGCATACACACTATATTGCCTTAATCAATGCAAAATGCAGGATTGGGGACATCAATGGAGCATTCAGGCTTAAAGAGGAAATGGCAGCTCTTGGTGTTGTGCCAGCTGAAGTTGCTGAAAGCTCAATTGTTAGAGGTCTTAGTAAATGTGGAAAGGTTGAAGAGGGTATCATAGTTTTCTGTAGCATAATACGTGCAGGATTGGTGCCAACCATTGCTACTTTCACTACCCTAATGCATGGTCTGTGTAAAGAAGGCAAGATTGTTGATGCTTTGGACCTCAAAAGGTCAATGGAGTTGTATGGATTGAAGATTGATGTTGTCACCTATAATGTTCTAATCACAGGTCTGTGCAAGCATCAGTGTGTTTCTGATGCATTAGATCTTTATGAAGAGATGAAATCTAAGCAACTTCAACCGAACCTTACAACATACGCCACAATAGCTGGAGCCATCTATGCATCAGGCAGAATTCTGGAGGGAGAGACACTACTCAATGATATAGAAGATAGGGGCTTTGTTCCCTCATATAAGGATCAAAGTCCTGAATGGAGGTTGAAAAATGCAGTGAGGAAGTTAAACATGATAAGAAATTGCCGAAAAGCTATAACATCTGAGGATGAGGTCGAGCCACTGCATGCAGATCATGAATCCATGCCTGCCAAAGACTGA